One genomic segment of Ipomoea triloba cultivar NCNSP0323 chromosome 9, ASM357664v1 includes these proteins:
- the LOC116028653 gene encoding plastid division protein PDV2-like: MDEDRIELVLARISELRSKITNCIATGRLEGRELGKEGSDVDQEAELDSDEATDCLLNIREALEKLELQVSSLQALQHQQLYEKEEALAGIVYSQEKLLHKLKEYKGENLDVIREAIAFVGETAEENNDLLLPPYPSRPSFSLVSTKTHISHFQSSHLPSQNGAINGSQRNGLTKDLIGPNQTEAKTPLKMVKHFVGGAAKMVLTVLGVISVLTLVGFEPSLKKRDNRIKFINLFQLPGVDEKERKIECPPGKVPVVENGEIRCVVRERVEVPFESAIATPDVSYGCG, translated from the exons ATGGATGAAGATAGAATAGAGCTTGTGTTGGCTAGAATATCAGAGTTGAGGTCCAAGATCACCAATTGCATTGCCACCGGTAGATTGGAAGGGAGAGAATTGGGGAAAGAAGGCTCCGATGTAGACCAGGAGGCAGAGCTCGATTCCGATGAAGCAACGGATTGCCTTTTGAACATCCGAGAAGCTCTTGAAAAGCTCGAACTCCAAGTCTCGTCTTTGCAG GCATTGCAACATCAACAGTTATATGAGAAAGAAGAAGCATTGGCTGGGATAGTCTATTCCCAGGAGAAGTTGCTGCATAAGCTCAAGGAGTACAAAGGCGAGAACTTGGATGTTATACGCGAGGCAATTGCATTTGTTGGTGAAACAGCGGAAGAAAACAACGATCTCCTGCTCCCACCATACCCAAGCCGGCCATCTTTCTCCCTAGTATCCACCAAGACCCACATTTCACATTTCCAGTCCTCGCACCTACCTTCTCAAAATGGGGCGATAAATGGCAGCCAAAGAAATGGATTGACAAAAGATCTCATCGGACCAAACCAAACAGAGGCTAAAACTCCATTGAAAATGGTGAAACATTTCGTTGGTGGAGCTGCCAAGATGGTATTGACTGTTTTGGGGGTAATATCGGTTTTGACACTTGTTGGTTTTGAGCCTAGTCTTAAGAAAAGGGATAACCGCATCAAGTTTATCAACCTATTTCAACTGCCTGGGGTCGATGAGAAGGAAAGAAAGATTGAATGTCCTCCTGGAAAGGTACCAGTGGTTGAAAATGGCGAAATTCGATGCGTAGTAAGGGAAAGAGTTGAAGTTCCATTTGAGTCTGCTATTGCAACACCAGATGTAAGTTATGGGTGTGGGTGA
- the LOC116028849 gene encoding CASP-like protein 5C1, whose translation MAMNEDVPGAVGTGASFALRLGQAAFSTASLLFMSLGVEFFSYTAFCFLVTIMGLVIPWSVTLALVDGYSLLIKCPIRQRGILLVIIVGDWALSFLTLAGASSTAGVVDLLLKTDGALCPSKLCNRYQISAAMAFLTWFLSMTSSLSNLWLLPSL comes from the exons ATGGCGATGAATGAAGACGTACCGGGCGCCGTGGGGACAGGAGCGAGCTTTGCTTTGAGATTGGGGCAGGCCGCCTTCTCAACCGCCTCTCTTCTTTTCATGTCTTTAGGAGTTGAATTCTTTAGCTACACTGCCTTCTG TTTCTTGGTTACAATCATGGGTTTGGTCATTCCCTGGAGTGTCACTTTGGCACTGGTTGATGGATACTCTCTGCTCATCAAGTGCCCGATTCGTCAGCGGGGAATTCTTCTGGTCATCATCGTGGGAGATTGG GCGTTATCGTTCCTCACCCTAGCGGGGGCTAGCTCCACTGCGGGTGTTGTGGATCTTCTCCTGAAAACGGATGGAGCATTGTGTCCTTCAAAGCTATGCAATAGATATCAAATATCTGCAGCCATGGCCTTCCTTACATGGTTTCTTTCCATGACTTCATCACTTTCCAATCTTTGGCTACTTCCTTCCTTGTGA